In a genomic window of Paracoccaceae bacterium:
- a CDS encoding Xaa-Pro peptidase family protein, whose protein sequence is MLEEAKIRTLALQARMKDLGIQRAVFTDESSIAYLAGFWGYLGIEFGRPSMLVVHAQEAPVVITPLMESEMVGAMTWVEDVRTWEDMGQRTWGRALASALGERPDEIWVERSSIPAIVRNHLDETYPDVPIKDISPVLGALRMIKTPFEIQVMKEAGQIAGAMMKAAHGSLKEGAQEYESALAVIEAGSRKAATFLTDKGWDRFVSPMIHNLQILQSGKDTSMVHRRASVRQYQRADPVYFCFCNMAQFKQYKLGFDRMFHIGEVRDDAARVQEAAIDAQQAAIAAIRPGIEAQEVAAAANAVYAERGYKTGYRTGRSIGVAYLEAPELKKGDTTTLQPGMTFAVDGGISIDGVTAGRIGDSVVVTETGYEYITNYPRTLLVTDS, encoded by the coding sequence ATGCTCGAAGAAGCCAAAATACGCACCCTCGCTCTTCAGGCCAGAATGAAAGATCTGGGCATCCAGCGCGCCGTTTTCACGGACGAAAGCTCCATCGCGTATCTCGCAGGTTTCTGGGGCTATCTGGGTATCGAATTTGGCCGTCCCTCCATGCTGGTGGTGCATGCCCAAGAGGCTCCGGTCGTGATCACACCGTTGATGGAATCTGAGATGGTCGGGGCCATGACATGGGTCGAAGATGTGCGCACTTGGGAAGACATGGGCCAACGCACATGGGGCCGCGCCCTTGCCAGTGCTTTGGGCGAACGGCCAGATGAAATCTGGGTCGAACGCAGCAGTATCCCCGCAATTGTGCGCAACCATCTGGACGAAACCTACCCGGATGTGCCGATCAAAGACATTTCACCGGTGCTGGGTGCCCTGCGGATGATCAAAACCCCTTTTGAAATTCAGGTGATGAAAGAAGCGGGGCAGATCGCTGGTGCGATGATGAAGGCAGCACATGGTAGTCTGAAGGAAGGTGCGCAGGAATACGAAAGCGCGCTGGCGGTGATTGAAGCGGGGTCGCGCAAGGCGGCGACATTTCTGACGGACAAAGGCTGGGACAGGTTCGTTTCGCCGATGATTCACAACCTGCAGATCCTGCAAAGCGGCAAGGATACTTCGATGGTACATCGCCGTGCTTCGGTGCGTCAGTATCAGCGCGCAGACCCGGTCTATTTCTGCTTCTGCAACATGGCGCAATTCAAACAATACAAGCTGGGCTTTGACCGGATGTTCCATATTGGCGAGGTGCGTGACGACGCCGCGCGGGTGCAAGAGGCGGCTATTGATGCTCAACAAGCTGCGATCGCCGCCATTCGACCCGGCATAGAAGCGCAGGAAGTTGCCGCCGCTGCCAACGCAGTTTATGCTGAACGCGGGTACAAGACCGGCTATCGCACCGGGCGTTCAATTGGTGTGGCCTATCTTGAAGCACCAGAGCTCAAGAAGGGCGACACTACCACTCTTCAACCGGGTATGACGTTTGCGGTTGATGGGGGTATCTCGATCGATGGTGTGACCGCCGGGCGGATTGGCGATTCCGTTGTCGTGACTGAAACGGGATATGAGTATATCACCAACTATCCACGGACATTGCTGGTCACGGACAGTTAG
- a CDS encoding carbon-nitrogen hydrolase family protein, translating into MGHTFRLSVAQPPAEMATTQERLNWLSEQLPAVAAAHSDLLVLPELFATGYNIGDQVVARAEPADGPIAQAVAALASAHGVAIHYGFAEIDGDKIYNTAQCIGPDGTRLGRHRKLAIPPGFERDHFTPGQGCGLFTYRNVRIATLICYDAEFPETARHVASMGAELVLVPTALGAQWEWVAQRMIPTRAYENGVYLAYANSAGLEHGMTFLGQSVIATPDGQEIARASAGPVILHATLQLDKVSAAQARLPYLKDRELLSASIL; encoded by the coding sequence ATGGGTCACACGTTCCGCCTTTCTGTGGCGCAACCGCCTGCCGAGATGGCCACGACACAAGAGCGGTTGAATTGGCTATCCGAACAGTTGCCCGCTGTTGCTGCGGCGCATTCTGATCTTCTGGTGTTGCCCGAGCTTTTTGCCACGGGATATAACATCGGCGATCAAGTCGTGGCGCGTGCCGAACCGGCTGATGGTCCCATTGCGCAAGCTGTTGCGGCGCTTGCAAGTGCCCACGGCGTCGCCATTCACTACGGCTTCGCGGAAATCGACGGGGATAAAATCTACAACACGGCACAATGCATAGGGCCGGATGGCACGCGTCTTGGCCGCCACCGTAAATTGGCCATTCCGCCGGGATTTGAACGCGATCATTTCACACCGGGTCAAGGGTGCGGGCTCTTCACTTACCGCAATGTGCGGATCGCGACACTGATTTGCTATGACGCCGAATTTCCGGAAACTGCGCGGCACGTGGCCTCTATGGGAGCGGAGCTCGTTTTGGTTCCCACCGCGCTTGGTGCCCAGTGGGAGTGGGTCGCGCAACGCATGATCCCAACCCGAGCGTATGAAAACGGGGTTTACCTGGCTTACGCCAACAGTGCTGGCCTCGAACACGGTATGACGTTTTTGGGTCAAAGCGTTATCGCGACCCCAGACGGGCAGGAAATCGCGCGCGCAAGCGCGGGGCCCGTGATCCTCCATGCTACATTGCAACTAGACAAAGTTTCAGCCGCCCAAGCACGGCTTCCTTATCTAAAGGATCGCGAACTACTAAGTGCGAGCATTCTTTAG
- a CDS encoding cyclic nucleotide-binding domain-containing protein, whose translation MLEQSIWRHGCPDLSNLSPVVSDLLEKRSQRISIAKDTQVFGPGKPAENLLLLVSGVVRVRRFSDTGGEIVLYRICSGESCALTMACLLAFSDVAAEGIAETEIEAILVQRHAFDDMMTACKEFRAVVFEAYANRITDLLMAIEERAFNRLDMPAAQDVVH comes from the coding sequence ATGTTAGAACAATCGATATGGAGGCACGGCTGCCCGGATTTATCCAACCTGTCGCCTGTTGTTTCTGATCTTCTGGAGAAACGGTCCCAAAGAATTTCCATCGCCAAGGATACACAGGTATTCGGCCCCGGGAAACCGGCTGAAAACCTTTTGCTGCTTGTTTCAGGTGTTGTGCGGGTGCGACGGTTTTCCGACACCGGCGGAGAGATCGTTTTGTACCGCATCTGCTCGGGTGAAAGCTGTGCTCTGACCATGGCCTGCCTTTTGGCATTTTCGGACGTCGCGGCCGAAGGCATTGCCGAAACGGAGATTGAAGCGATCCTTGTTCAACGCCACGCATTTGATGACATGATGACGGCGTGCAAAGAGTTTCGTGCAGTTGTTTTCGAAGCTTACGCCAATCGCATCACCGACCTGCTCATGGCGATCGAGGAAAGGGCTTTCAATCGCTTGGACATGCCTGCTGCACAAGACGTTGTTCATTAG
- a CDS encoding alpha/beta fold hydrolase, with translation MTRSQPQAKGLDTQWHAAIAQLTGGISPTAVATAYLDWSLHLLGSPQKQSELVQTALNEAFAPQVRHDPRFQAPAWSAYPYNVLAQNFLAAQNWWDIATKDMPGVDPKHAQIVSFAARQWLDMFCPANFAVTNPLVQDRTQKEQGQNLVRGTRYWIDDFNRLLTKQPRRSERFTVGKELATTAGDVVLRNELVELIRYHPTTARVRPEPILIVPAWIMKYYILDLTAERSLVAYLRDQGFEVFILSWKNPGAEDANLTMQDYVDLGVRAAISKIQSMGHVRLHAAGYCLGGTLLAIVAAAMARDGDACLASVSLLAAQVDFSEPGELSLFINESQVAFLEDIMATNGYLKSDQMAGAFQSLRSNDLIWSRVIRHYLLGERTHDNPLLAWNADATRMPAQMHSEYLRRLFLKNDLAKGRFQVDGSAIALSDIRSDIYCVATETDHVSPWNSVFRLSLLTDTDVTFILTNGGHNGGILSEPGHKDRHFRCAHKKEGDAHITAADWFDLHDPKPGSWWPNWSAWLKKRSGHPQNARPSLVTSLAAAPGRYVLE, from the coding sequence ATGACGCGGTCACAGCCACAGGCAAAGGGCTTGGATACACAATGGCATGCCGCCATCGCACAGTTGACCGGTGGCATTTCACCAACCGCCGTCGCGACGGCCTATCTCGATTGGTCGTTGCATTTGCTAGGGTCTCCGCAAAAGCAGTCTGAACTCGTGCAGACTGCTTTAAATGAAGCTTTTGCTCCGCAAGTACGTCATGACCCGCGATTTCAAGCCCCTGCCTGGTCAGCCTATCCTTACAATGTTCTGGCCCAAAACTTTTTGGCGGCGCAGAACTGGTGGGACATTGCCACCAAGGACATGCCGGGAGTGGACCCCAAGCATGCCCAGATCGTCAGTTTCGCAGCCCGCCAGTGGCTGGACATGTTCTGCCCGGCAAACTTTGCCGTGACCAACCCTTTGGTGCAGGATCGCACACAAAAAGAGCAAGGCCAGAACCTCGTCCGGGGAACGCGGTACTGGATTGACGATTTTAACCGGCTGTTGACAAAGCAGCCCCGCAGATCCGAAAGGTTCACGGTCGGTAAAGAGCTGGCAACCACCGCAGGTGATGTCGTTCTGCGCAATGAACTGGTGGAGCTTATCCGTTACCATCCGACAACCGCCAGAGTGCGCCCCGAACCCATACTGATCGTACCCGCCTGGATCATGAAGTATTACATTCTGGATCTGACCGCGGAACGGTCACTGGTCGCTTACCTGCGCGATCAGGGGTTTGAAGTCTTTATCCTGTCCTGGAAAAACCCCGGCGCTGAGGACGCGAACCTGACCATGCAGGATTACGTCGATCTGGGCGTCCGTGCAGCGATCAGCAAGATACAATCGATGGGACACGTCCGTCTGCATGCGGCGGGCTATTGCCTTGGTGGGACGCTGCTCGCAATTGTAGCGGCGGCCATGGCGCGAGATGGCGATGCCTGTTTGGCAAGTGTCAGCCTGCTTGCGGCACAAGTTGATTTCTCGGAACCCGGTGAACTCAGTCTCTTTATTAACGAAAGCCAGGTGGCATTTCTTGAAGATATCATGGCGACTAACGGGTATCTGAAATCCGATCAGATGGCAGGTGCGTTTCAGTCGCTGCGGTCCAATGATCTAATCTGGAGCCGCGTCATACGCCATTATCTGCTGGGTGAACGCACGCATGATAATCCGCTTCTGGCATGGAACGCGGACGCCACGCGGATGCCGGCACAGATGCACAGCGAATATTTGCGCCGCCTGTTCCTCAAGAACGACCTGGCGAAAGGTCGGTTTCAGGTTGACGGTTCAGCCATAGCTCTGAGTGACATCAGGAGTGATATCTATTGCGTCGCAACCGAAACCGATCACGTATCCCCCTGGAATTCGGTTTTCCGCCTGTCGTTGCTTACAGACACAGACGTTACGTTCATACTTACAAACGGCGGGCACAACGGCGGTATCCTGTCAGAGCCGGGCCACAAAGACCGGCACTTTCGCTGCGCGCATAAAAAAGAGGGGGATGCACATATCACGGCAGCCGATTGGTTTGATCTTCATGATCCGAAACCGGGCTCCTGGTGGCCGAACTGGTCAGCCTGGCTCAAGAAAAGGAGCGGGCATCCGCAGAATGCCCGCCCATCACTCGTTACGTCACTGGCCGCAGCGCCGGGACGCTACGTATTGGAATAA
- a CDS encoding phasin family protein: MSNINSAQPDLYKLVMQLRKTGGLEMAKTPEKQGTNGPESREMLNTLTHLQEAGLGNMMNMSTVWLEAISDMGAEVAGFLAERIKEDVKTQHEILHCKNVGDMQSIQAAFIQKAMDQYQEETGKLLKIGTEAFAAPAVEKAK, from the coding sequence TTGAGCAATATCAACTCGGCGCAACCGGACCTCTATAAACTGGTCATGCAATTGCGCAAAACCGGAGGACTGGAAATGGCCAAGACCCCAGAAAAACAAGGAACAAACGGCCCAGAAAGCCGCGAAATGCTGAATACACTTACCCACCTGCAAGAGGCGGGTTTGGGAAACATGATGAATATGAGCACCGTCTGGCTGGAGGCGATCAGCGACATGGGTGCGGAAGTCGCAGGTTTCCTCGCGGAACGCATCAAGGAAGATGTGAAGACGCAACATGAAATTCTGCACTGCAAGAATGTGGGAGACATGCAGAGCATTCAAGCGGCGTTCATCCAAAAAGCAATGGATCAGTATCAGGAGGAAACTGGAAAATTGCTCAAGATCGGCACAGAAGCTTTTGCCGCGCCAGCCGTGGAAAAAGCCAAATAG
- a CDS encoding cation-transporting P-type ATPase, with protein MPKELQKGLSARDVLLARETYGWNELPTVKKAGPWRVLLRQFSSFLVLILILAAAVALALGERMDAVTIGLVVFLNAGLGFVQEWKAETALTALRELLSPQAMVLRDGQEQSVPARDIVPGDLLVLAPGAKIAADATVVQSTQLSVDESILTGESVAVSKDPDTDESQVFAGTSVTGGRAEALVVSTGTATEFGKIALLTGSVGAKTTNLQKKLGGLAYQLGIAALVVAGGVTLLGLLLGRDLAEMVMTGLSLSVAMVPEGLPAVVTITLALGATAMVRQKALARRLQAVETLGAASVICTDKTGTLTENKMTATCIWTVDRSYGVTGTGYDPAGHIALEGRRIRAADDAVLKAVLRTGLHCSHARLRQEGPTWHMIGAPTEGALITLGYKGWCELPDERGLLAEIPFSSDRKRMSVLYQTDTACTILTKGAPENVLEICTAVMSQDGVRSITPSDIDEITKAYAQLAQQGLRVIALASRDAPDQNISECDMTFLGLVGLIDPPRSEVRNAIALARTAGIRVIMITGDSPVTAEAIAAQLSLVVTEKLTGDDLDKLDDLALNTVLAGDVLFARTRPEQKMRIVSALQRQGQIVAMTGDGVNDAPALRQADIGVSMGIRGTDVARDASDLVLLDDNFATIVRAIREGRRQFANVQKFVRYLLSSNAGEVIALVVNIAIGGPLIFLATQILWMNLVTDGVTAVALGLEKSEPDQMRQAPRRKDTAILGLSGLTTIVLLGTYTGLSSLWIFFHLMDQGVELARTTAFTAMVVFEKVSVFAFRSLHLPGWRIGWLTNPFLLGALVLTLGAQIAAVYWSPLQAMLQTVPMSLNEWVWIGIFALPIVIVPEALKTLRLITHRT; from the coding sequence GTGCCAAAAGAACTGCAAAAAGGATTGAGCGCGCGCGACGTTCTTTTGGCCCGCGAGACATACGGCTGGAATGAACTGCCGACCGTCAAAAAAGCCGGGCCGTGGCGCGTTCTTTTGCGGCAGTTTTCAAGCTTCCTGGTTTTGATCCTCATCCTCGCTGCAGCGGTCGCATTGGCTTTGGGCGAGCGCATGGATGCGGTAACCATCGGATTGGTGGTCTTCCTGAACGCGGGTCTGGGGTTTGTTCAGGAATGGAAGGCTGAAACCGCGCTGACAGCCCTGCGCGAGCTGCTGTCACCGCAAGCCATGGTCTTGCGAGACGGCCAGGAACAGAGCGTTCCCGCGAGGGACATTGTGCCGGGAGACCTGTTGGTGCTCGCACCCGGAGCCAAAATCGCGGCGGATGCCACTGTTGTGCAGTCAACCCAATTGAGTGTCGATGAAAGCATTCTGACCGGCGAGTCGGTGGCCGTAAGCAAGGACCCGGATACGGATGAAAGCCAGGTTTTCGCGGGCACGTCGGTGACCGGCGGACGTGCAGAGGCACTGGTCGTCTCAACGGGGACTGCAACAGAATTCGGAAAGATCGCATTACTGACCGGATCCGTTGGTGCCAAAACCACCAATTTGCAGAAAAAACTGGGGGGCCTTGCCTATCAACTCGGTATCGCCGCCCTTGTGGTGGCAGGTGGTGTGACACTGCTTGGTCTGCTCTTGGGCAGAGACCTTGCGGAAATGGTTATGACCGGGCTGTCCTTGTCAGTGGCCATGGTTCCCGAAGGATTGCCGGCCGTTGTAACCATTACCCTCGCCCTGGGCGCTACTGCCATGGTGCGGCAAAAAGCCTTGGCCCGCCGCTTGCAGGCCGTTGAGACGCTCGGGGCCGCGTCTGTGATCTGTACCGACAAGACCGGCACATTGACCGAAAACAAGATGACGGCAACCTGTATCTGGACAGTGGATCGCAGCTATGGCGTTACCGGAACAGGATATGACCCGGCTGGACATATCGCATTGGAAGGCAGACGCATTCGCGCGGCGGATGACGCTGTTCTGAAGGCTGTTTTGCGGACAGGTCTGCACTGTAGCCACGCGCGATTGCGGCAAGAAGGCCCCACGTGGCATATGATTGGTGCGCCAACGGAAGGTGCGCTGATTACGCTGGGCTACAAGGGGTGGTGTGAACTGCCGGATGAGCGTGGGCTACTGGCGGAAATTCCATTCAGCAGTGACCGCAAAAGAATGAGCGTTTTGTACCAGACAGACACGGCATGCACGATCTTGACCAAGGGAGCACCGGAAAATGTGCTTGAGATCTGTACGGCTGTGATGAGCCAAGACGGGGTCCGCTCGATAACGCCATCGGACATAGATGAAATAACAAAGGCGTATGCCCAGCTTGCGCAACAGGGCCTGCGTGTCATCGCCCTTGCCAGTCGGGATGCGCCCGACCAGAACATCTCCGAATGTGACATGACGTTTCTTGGTCTGGTCGGGCTGATTGACCCGCCTCGTTCGGAGGTTCGAAACGCCATCGCCCTGGCGCGCACAGCCGGGATCCGGGTGATCATGATCACAGGTGACAGCCCCGTGACAGCCGAGGCCATTGCTGCGCAACTGTCTCTGGTTGTAACAGAAAAGCTTACAGGCGACGATCTCGACAAGCTGGATGATCTGGCCCTGAACACGGTCTTGGCAGGCGACGTTCTTTTTGCGCGGACCAGACCCGAGCAAAAAATGCGGATCGTCTCGGCTTTGCAGAGGCAAGGTCAGATCGTGGCCATGACGGGGGATGGTGTGAATGACGCGCCTGCTCTCCGACAGGCCGATATTGGCGTTTCGATGGGCATCAGGGGCACGGATGTCGCACGAGACGCTTCTGATCTGGTTCTTCTGGACGACAATTTCGCGACGATCGTACGGGCGATCCGCGAAGGCCGGCGTCAATTCGCGAACGTGCAGAAATTTGTGCGTTACCTGCTGTCATCCAATGCAGGTGAAGTGATTGCGCTCGTTGTTAATATTGCGATTGGCGGCCCATTGATATTTCTCGCCACTCAAATTCTATGGATGAATCTGGTAACTGATGGGGTCACGGCCGTGGCGTTGGGCCTGGAGAAATCCGAGCCAGATCAGATGCGCCAGGCCCCACGTCGCAAAGACACGGCAATTCTGGGGCTCAGCGGGCTCACAACGATTGTCCTGCTGGGTACCTACACCGGACTGTCCAGCCTGTGGATTTTCTTTCACCTGATGGATCAGGGCGTCGAGTTGGCGCGCACCACCGCATTCACGGCCATGGTTGTTTTCGAAAAGGTCAGCGTTTTCGCCTTCAGGTCACTGCATTTGCCCGGATGGCGCATTGGCTGGCTTACCAACCCGTTTCTTCTGGGCGCGCTTGTCCTAACGCTTGGCGCTCAGATCGCAGCTGTGTACTGGAGCCCTTTGCAGGCGATGTTGCAAACGGTGCCAATGAGTTTGAATGAATGGGTCTGGATTGGCATCTTTGCGCTTCCGATTGTCATTGTGCCCGAAGCCCTGAAAACGCTTCGGCTCATCACTCATCGTACATGA